The Erigeron canadensis isolate Cc75 chromosome 4, C_canadensis_v1, whole genome shotgun sequence genome window below encodes:
- the LOC122595316 gene encoding phosphatidylinositol N-acetylglucosaminyltransferase subunit P-like, whose protein sequence is MEDQRSFNSPRRTLSYSRNRGATFSVFEADNKASGVGVSGEHGPNPSEVYGFVGAISTVVATVIFMIWAYVPDPWLHSIGIFYYPSKYWALALPAYTIVTAATTFLFYIGLNFMATPPPTSLNSIYDENSKDLVCFDAALDEDDRPIEPYSDIGINQINELMFKDWK, encoded by the exons ATGGAAGATCAGCGTTCTTTCAATAGCCCTAGAAGGACCCTTAGTTATTCTAGAAACAGGGGAGCAACTTTCTCTGTATTTGAAGCGGACAACAAGGCTTCTGGTGTCGGTGTTTCGGGAGAGCATGGCCCTAACCCTTCTGAagtttatggatttgtaggagcCATTTCAACAGTTGTTGCTACAG TTATTTTCATGATATGGGCATACGTTCCTGATCCTTGGTTGCATTCTATTGGGATCTTCTACTATCCTAGCAA GTATTGGGCACTGGCGCTTCCAGCTTACACCATTGTGACAGCTGCAACTACCTTTCTATTCTACATTGGCCTCAACTTTATGGCAACTCCACCCCCAACATCCCTGAACTCGATATATG ATGAAAACAGCAAAGATCTTGTGTGCTTTGATGCCGCGTTAGACGAAGATGACAGACCCATTGAACCTTACTCTGATATTGGAATCAACCAGATCAATGAGCTAATGTTCAAAGATTGGAAATAA